The Clostridia bacterium DNA segment AACTGTCTTGTCCCGTAAATAAAGTCGAATGTGTTCATGACTAAGACTAACCGGCTCACGTCCTAGAAGGTCCACCACGTCCACATCACGCAGTTTCTTCATACTTACCTTGCCATCAATCAATTGATGCAATGCAGGTACAATACGCAACCTGGTATGGGTATCCTTGCAAAGTTCCAGCACATCACGCACATCTTTTTGAGAAGCGGCAGGGATAGCGATAATCAATTCTTCGATGTATTCTTCTTTGACTAGCCTTTTAATCTCATAACGGTTTCCTTTTATGGGTACTCCGTAGATTTTCATTCCCAATTTTTCTGGATCATCGTCAACCAATACCACAGGCAATTTCCCCAACTGAGGATTGCGGTTCATCTCCCGAATAACCATAGCACCCGCTTCACCCGCACCAACGACTAAGACTCTTTTCATTTCATCTTTACTAGTCAAATTTAAAGTCAAGGAACGACGAATAATTCGGTACCCAATTCGAAGCCCACCATTAAACACCATAACCAATAAAGCGAATATAAAATACCAACTATGGGGATAACCTACATCAAAAAGAATACTCAGTCCAAAGAGCAGTACCACACCAGTTATGGAGGCCACCACAGTAGAAATCAACTCTTCAACTGAGGCAAACTGCCACAAGCTATTGTACAGTCCATAAAACTGGAATACGAGGAGCATTACCACAGCAATAGCCAAGGATACGAACCAAAAAGTTTCAATAAGCGCTTGGGGAACTCCAGTAGTAAAGCATAATTCCAATGCAGCTCCATGTGCTAAGATAAAGAAAAACATATCAATGATATGAAAATAAATCTTTTTTTGTCTTCCCGTGATGATTTTATTCATTTTACTAATCATACATTTCCTTCCAAGTAATCTATTTGGCGATTTCAAACCCAGTATAACTATACACTATATATTCCTGTGTTGCAATTGTCTTCCTCCATTTTTGAACATAATATGCCTTACGATGCAGGTGGCATCACGTGATATTAGCTTCTTCAGTTTGACTAATTTTGCTAATCTTTATCTACCAGCGGACACGTTATTCAAATCAGGAAAACAAACTCCACGTGCTGCTCCTAGATTCATCTGTATATGAGAAAGATGACTCTTAACAGAATCATCTTTCTCGTCTTCTTCACTTTTCGATAAATTGTCCCTACTGTTTCACAAATTCGAGCAGTTCTGTTTTCTCTTCTTCAATAGAAAACAGAATTTTCATGCAAGATAGAATTTCCTTACAATAATGTAGCTGCAAGCTCCGCCAGTTCCGAACGTTCTCCCTTAATCAAGGTCACATGACCCGCAATATGCTGTTCTTTGAACTGCTCCACTGTGTAGCTAAGCCCATTACTGATACTGTCTATATATGGATGATCAATCTGTTCTGGATCACCGACTAAAATAATCTTAGACTGTTCTCCCACGCGGGATATAATCGTCTTTGCCTCGTGTCGGGTCAGATTCTGTGCTTCATCTATGATGATAAACTGTTTAGGCAAAGAGCGTCCCCGGATATAGGTCAAGGCTTCTATTTCAATACTTTTAGTACCTGCCATCATATTCTCCAATGGATTTTTCTCATCAGCAGAAAACAAGTACTCTAAGTTATCATAAATAGGTTGCATCCAGGGTCTCAATTTTTCATCCTTTTCCCCAGGCAAGAAACCAATATCCCTGCCCATCGGTATCACCGGACGTGCCACCAATAGCTTTACGTAGCGTTTTTCATCAAGAACCTTACTAAGCGCTGTAGCTAGAGCCAATAATGTTTTGCCTGTTCCTGCACGACCAGAGACGGTTACCAAAGAAACTGTATCATCAAGCAATAGCTCAAGTGCCATCTTTTGTTGCACATTTCGGGGATGAATGCCCCAAACTTGGTCTTCTAGGAAAAAGAATGGTTCTAATGTCTTCGCATCACGGCATCGACCGATGGCCGACTTATTACTAGCCTCTTGATCCTTCAAGATAAAAAACTCATGCGGATAGGCCTCCACATCCAGCGCCTTCATATCCAAGCGATGTTCCTTATAGAAACGGTCAATAAGCTCCCCGGGTACGGTAAGTTCTCTAAAGCCAGTATATAGCTTGTCTCTAGAGTCAACGACCTGGTCGTTGCGATAGCTCTCTGCCCGCAGGCCCAATGAGTCCGCCTTAATTCGTACAATCGCATCGTTGCTAACGAGTATGACCGGCGTTTTATCAGCCTTGTTTTGCTCATGTAAAGTGTAGGCAACAGAAATAATCCTATTGTCGTTATTTTGTGCTGGAAAATAGTGGCTCATTCTTTCATTGTTTTGATGGTTCATCTCAACTCTTAGAAGTCCACCTCCAGGGGTTTTCACCCCTATATTCAAAGGTGCTTGTTCACGCAAGAGATCTAGTTTTCGAGAAAATTCTCTGGCATTTCTCCCCACATCATCCATCAGCCGTTTCTTACTATCAATTTCCTCAATCACGACCGAAGAAATAACCACCTCATTATCTGCAAATCCAAAAAAGGCATAGGGATCATTGAGAAAAACATTGGTGTCAAGTACGAATATCTTCTTCATAGGTGCCTCCCTGCTAATACTCGAGCACTTCCTTCATAAGCTGTCTTACTGTGCTGGAACTGATTCCTTTGAAATCTTCTTCTCCTTGTTCAGACTGAACACTTTGGAGCGCAATCACCATTTCTTTTTTTGCAATTATACCTTTTACCTGTTCTAGTTCTTCTCGAATTCCACTGCCTTCCACTGATTTATCTATATCCTGTAACAGCGCCTGACTACTAGGCCAACTCAGTAGCGATGCTATTTCTGCCAATTCACTATGCCCCAATTCATATCTCAGATAAGAACTCATAAAGATTGCCTTTACGAGATTGCATGGCACTTCGGTAAAGGCTGCTATTGAGCAAGATAAGCCGGATAAAAATCCATAACCACTGTTTCGATACAATTTTCCCATATCCAGTGAAAAATTTTGTAAATCCGGATAGTAATCATGGTTCTTATCCAATACTTCCTTCGCAAGAACACCTAGCCGGATAAACATCTCCTCAACATCATTCCCTCTAAGATAAAGTTCAACTAGAGACAATAACATAGACAACAAGTTAGCAACGACAACCTTCTTGGGCAAAGTCGTTAGGTAACGCCAATCGTACGCAACGTATGCTGGTACAAAGTACTCACGTGAAATATTCCGTACCAAGGGTCCAGAAAAATCTAGTGCAAAAGCGCCTGTACTCGATTCGCTACCACCAAATGAAGTTGGAACTGCAATCAAAAGTGGTATTCGACGACCAGCATTTGGATTGTAAAAAAACTCCGACCAAGGATGATTATTGCAGGCCAACAAGCCAATAAGCTTGGCTAGGTCGACAGTTGAGCCACCCCCAATTGCTATCAATGAGTCACAATCGTTCTGGAAATATTGAGCTGTGCCCAGTTTTACATCGTCTAAGGAAATGGGCACAGGATACCCAGAAAAGGTAGCATATTCCAATTCGGCGAGTGCATTGATGATTTCCTGTGTCGTTTCATTCGTAAACACTTGGTCATCTAGCACCAGCAGTGGACGTTCTTTACCCATTTCCTTAAAAACCTGCAGTATGTTCTCAACTACTTTATCATGGAATACGCCAGACAAAGAACGAACTGTCTCTGTCTGATTAGCAGAATCCAAAAAGAAGCTCATTAGTCTTCCTTTCCGAAAGCATTGATGGTCGTCAATTCCTCGAATTCTTTCCTTGGTTTTTCTTCTGGCATATACTGAGCTACCCCAAGTGGCGTAATCCCAATAAGTCGATAATTCTCAGGAACATTACATGCTTTCTTCGCACTTTCTTCATCAACCCAGCCAACAAAACAAGTCCCTAAGCCACGTTCAGCCGCAGCCAACATTAAGGTAGAAAAGACAATGCCCCCATCAACTAAGTAATAGGGTTTTCCATCCAGATTGCCGGAATGCTCTGGATCAGCCAAAACCACAATTACATATGGTGCTTGCGTGATTCCTTTACGTCCTGGATTTCCCTCAGGGATAGCATCAGCTAACTGTTCCTTAATTTTTTGGTCATCTACAAGTACAAAATGCCAACACTGTTGATTTTTCCAAGAAGGTGCTTTCCTTGCAATTTCAATTACTTCCTTAGCAACCTCAAATGGTACTTTATCTTCTGAATATTTACGAATGCTACGTCTGTTACAAATTACGTTTTTCATATGTCTCTCCTTCAGTTAATTTCTAACTTTATTTTATCATAAAACAGAAGATGCGAATCAGATTTATCGATTAGAAATTTCATTCTTTTCAGACTCATTCTCTTTAGCCATATCTTTATTGCACGATTATTTTCAAATCCGAGTAAAAAAAAAACGGACAGCAAATGCTGTCCGCCCATTCCAACGAATCTTTATTTCCCTAGTTCGAATAACCCAACGTTCTAGTGGCAAACAAAGGGTGGTAGGTTGTACTAACAATCTTTATTTGTCTCACACCGACATCCTTAGATGTAAATGGAAACTAGATTCTAGAATTAACCTGAAGGGATTGGGGCATCCTTGGAATGTAGAGTTATTATATCCCCGAGCTGAGAGGCTGTCAAAAAAATAGAAAAGAATTTTTCTTTTTGTCTGAAAAAAACTATAATGAAGATAGAGGTGAACACTATTGTATATATTGACTATTTCTCGCACATTGGGTAGCTATGGAGATGAAATCGCTAAAAAACTTTCGCAGATTCTTAGTATACCCATTATAGATAAAGAGACTACCTACGCCGAATGGCTACCAGAAGTCACCGATGAACATGCTGTGCATATGCTGCGTTCGAGCTATGCCTTTTATCACCATGCCTTCAATCAAGAAGACACCTATAAAGATTACATTGCAAACAGATTGAGAAGCACTTTAAGCACAGGACCTAAGATTTTCTTAGGGATGGGATCTCAAGTGATTTTCAAAGACTACCCAAGCACAGTGCATATTCGCATCAATGCTCCCTTTTCTGTCCGCCTAGAGCGTATGCAGGAAAGTTGGCATCTTTCTACTGACAAAGCTACCGCAAACCTTCTTGAATCTGATTCTAGAAGGAAAAAATTTATCCGCAAGGTACATGGCCAGGACTGGGAAGATGAGTTTCTCTATGACCTTAAAATCAATACCACTAAAATTGGTATCGATGAAAGTTGCAAATTGATTCGCACACTTATCTCCAAAGCAGACCGTCTAAGTCCATATAATGCCGGTCAGCTTTCTTTATTCCAAAATGAGACCTCACGCTATGATTTTCGACATGAGGTAGAAGGAGAGTTTGCAGCTATATTAGATAGTTACGGGATAGACTGGGAATACGAACCGACCACCTTCCCTCTCACCTTCGATGATGAAGGGAATATCACCCAAGCAATCTCACCTGATTTTTATCTCAAGCAAGAAGATACCTATATTGAGCTAACTGTTATGAATCCAAAATACATGGCTGAAAAAAGGCGTAAGGTGGAGCGCCTGCGAGAACTTTATCCTGAAATTAAAGTAATACTGATGGATAAGAAGGGACTTGAATCCTTTATACAACGCTACAAATTGAAAACCCACGTGGAGGCAGACCAATGAATAAACCCAAGGAAGTACTGCTAGAAAAGCGCGTCATAGAAGAACGTATCGAGGCCCTAGCCAAAGAAATCGACACCGATTATGCTGAAGCGAATCCTCTACTCTTAACACTTTTGAAGGGTAGCTTCTATTTCGCCGCAGATTTAAGCAAGCAAATGCAGTCCAAACATAGCATTGATTTTCTTACTGTAGCCCATGACAGTTCTGGCATGTTGGAAATACGATACCCGCCGACCAGTAGTCTTAAAGACCGGCACGTACTACTCATCGAAGATATTATCGATTCCGGACTTACCTTGCACTACATAGTAGATTACGTACAAAAGCAAGGTGCCAAATCCGTGTGGGTCTGTACCTTGCTTGATAATCCTGTTCGTCGCCTAGTTGAACTCCCTATTCGCTATCTGGGGTTTACCATACCAGATGTCTATGTGGTCGGTTATGGGCTAGATGTCAACGAGCACTACCGTAATCTTTCAGATATTCACATTTACGAGCCATAATACATGGCTTGCTCAATCTTCTCGAATACCTGATCCCAACTTCTCTGCTGAGCCAGCATCTGCATACATTCAGTATCTTTTTTTTGAAGCAGCATTCTACGAATTGCTGCTTCAAATCGCGCTTCAAAAAAAGGCAGGTCAGCAGCAATGGGTTCATCCATCCTCTCCATAGCAGGCAACTTCACCAAATCCATATGCCCAGATTCAATAATATCATCACCCAACCAATTACGAACACCAGGTATATCGCTCATAACCACTGATAGTCCTGACCCAAAAGCCTCCAAGGCAACCAAGGGCAAACCTTCAAAATAGGAAGGCAATACAAATACATCACTTTCTCGAAACGCTTCCGCTAGCTCGCATTGGGAGAGTCTTCCTAAAAAGTCCACACCTTCAGGCGCTACTTCTTGCCAATACGCCACATCTCCTGAACCGGCCAAGCTTAGCCGAATATCTAGATCCCGTCTAAGGTGTTCCATAATCCGAAATAAACTTAACAGTCCTTTGGCGCGTGCAAGCTTGCCTGCGTAAATCAATCTTTTGCCTCTTTTCTCCTGCCTAGTTTTTTTCCTAGGACAAAAGAGCTTATCGTCATAACCTATACCACTAACCACGATTTTTTCTAAGGGATATCCATATACTGAGGCAATTTCTTGTTTTTGGAATCTATTGAGCGCAAAAATTCTATCTAGTTTTCGACTAGCCGGCAACACTTTTCCACGCAAATGCTTGTTCTTTCCCATTTGACGTAAATCGCTACCATGACAAATGGCCATGACGGGTATCTCGCTGAAGACTTCCCGCACCTTGGCCGTAAGCAACCATAAATGGTGTGCTATCACTACGTCCGGCTTAAAACCTTCCTTGGCTAGCAAAAGTTGTTGCTCGAAAGACTCCTCCCACGCCAATAATTCTTCCTCATCTAAGGAACCATATGGGGTACTTGGATAGGGCATCTCATCTGACATACCAGGGACAAAAAATGGCAATTTCTCATCACCAAACGTAACCAAATACTCGTCCATCAAAGAAAGGGGCAACTGATCCCCCTTTTCCATCGCTGCAACCAGAGCCTGGTCATGGCCCCGGCTGGCAGCCCAACACATTAAGTTTTTTACATAAATGCCGCTACCTGTATAGTCTGGTTTCTGCGCAATGACATGCAGAATTTTCATCTTCTCACCTAATCTCGCAATGCTTCCAGGACTTGTTCTGCATGTCCCTTCGCCTTGACCTTGTCCCAAATTTTAATAATCTTCCCTTTTTCGTCAATCAAGAATGTCGTTCTCTCAGTACCCATATAGGTCTTGCCATATATTTTCTTCTCACTCCAGACCTCAAAATCATGCATCATATTTAGTTCTGTATCAGCAAGAAGAACAAATGGCAAGCCCAACTTATCAGAAAACTTTTTATGGGATCTAACTGAATCCTTACTGACCCCCACTACTTCTGCACCCAATTGCACTATTTCTTCATAATGGTCGCGGAAACCTTCCGCTTCTTTGGTTCATCCAGAAGTATTATCCTTAGGATAAAAATAGAGAATCAGCTTACGCCCTCTAAAGTCCCCGTCAGTCCACGTCTTTTCTTCACCGTCCATTGTGGTAAAAGATGGTATCTGCGTTCCTTCTTTTAGCATATTATCCTCCTTCAATCCAACGTATTCAGAAGCTCTACGTCTTGCTCCGCCAGCAGGCAAACCACTTGGTCGTTCTCTTTTATATTCAGCCGTTTGGCCGCACTAAAACCTACTGCACTAAGAAGTCTGTCCTGTCCAACCTGAAGTTCAATTTTAACGGATCGGCGTGTGCGATGAACATGCAACACCTTGCCCCAAAAACGATTCCCCCCACAAGCTCCAATCTGTGCGTCCTTCGTTAAAATAAGATTTTCCGGTTTTATGCTAATCGCCACTTGCATATCTTTTCGGTAATTGGCAAGGGAGAAATAGTCCGGTTTAACCACACTCAAGCGTATACCCAAGGCTTCAATAACCAATTCCTTGTAATACTCTTCATCAATAACTTCCAGAATCCTGCCACTAAGATGATTAAATTTTTCACGCACTACCCGACCGTCACGGATTTTCAATACCTTGTCTGCGAGAATTTGTGCCTCGACCGCATTGTGTGTTACGAGAAGCGCCCCGATATTCCACTCTTTCCGAAAATGTTGAAACTCTTTATATAAGCGCTCTTTCGTCTGTACATCTAAGGAAGAAAAAGGTTCATCCAATAGCAAGAAATCTGGTTTGGTCACCAAGGCTCGTGCAAAAGCAACTCTCTGCCTTTGTCCCCCGGAAATCTCTTTTGGATGGCATTTTGCTAATTTTTCAACACCAAAGGTTGCCAAAAGCAGCCTTACTTGTTTTTCATCTCGTACTTTTTGGGCTAAAAATAGATTATCCTCCACACTCATATGAGGAAACAAGGCATAGTCCTGAAATACATAACCCACTTTACGATCCTGGGTCCGCAGATTTACACTTCCCTGATTAAAAAGCTCTCGTCCCTGCAAGATGATATGTCCTGCATCTGGTTGCATCAAACCGGCAACCATTTTTAGTAATGAAGTCTTCCCAGCCCCTGATTCACCAGTAACCGCCAAGACTTCTCGTCCTACCTTGAAGGTACAATCCAAACGAAATTGATGTAATTTCTTCTCTACAGATACTTCTAACATCTTTATCTCCCCTTCCGTTTGGATGTGATGAAATAAATCAATCCCAAGCTGGAAAGTAGCATAAAGCCAAGCAGGATATTGGCCTCCTTATATCTTCCAGCTTCCACAGCAAAATATATGGCTATGGGCACTGTCTGCGTTTTCCCCGGTATGTTTCCAGCAACCATCAAGGTAGCTCCAAATTCACCTAACGCTCTGGCCAGTGCTAGTGCCAGGCCACTAATAAATCCTTGCTTGGCAAGGGGTAATTTGATGCGCCAAAAAATCTTATTTTCCTCAATTCCCAAAGTCCTAGCTGCTTGGATATACTGCTCGTCGATGGCTGTGATGCCACCTTTGAGACTTTGGTACATTAAGGGGAGTCCCACAATAAAAGCAGCAAGTACCGCCGCTCCCCAAGTGAAAATCAAGGATGCATCAAATAAAGCAAATAGAGGCTTTCCCAAAAATCCATGACGACCAAACAGTAACAACAATCCATAACCCAAGATTGTAGGTGGCAATACCATGGGCAACATTATTAATGTCTCAAGAGGCTCCTTACACCGAAAGTCTTTTTCCGTGAATATTCTGACCAAAAGCAAACTAATCCCCACAATCAGAATTAGAGCCAATGATGCTACCTTAAGTGACACCAAAATTGGTTGTAACATAGTTAGTCCTCCAAAGTAAGAAATCCGTGAAGCGTAAAAATATTCTTCGCCTTTTGACTAAACAAAAAGTTATAAAAGTCCTGGGCCTTTTTACTATCTTGTCCTTTTGCAAGCAGGGCTGCTGGATACTGAACCACACCAGATTCTTGTTCGTCATAGGTTTCCATGATATTCACCACATCACTAGTCATAGCATCCGTCCTGTAGACCATACCGAATTCCGCCTCACCACTGCTTACATACGCTAGCACCTGACGCACGTCCTTGCATATCAAAAAGTGCTCTTTTAAATCTTCTTCCAAACCTCTTGCTTGGATTACCTGCAACGCATAGCGCCCGGCTGGCACAAAATCAGGGTCACCAATAGCAAGCAATGCATCCGTATCTGTGACCTCGTTTAGAGTATAGGGCTCTGATTCAGCACTGTAGCCAATGAGCACCACTTGGTTCATTACTAGAACCCTTTGGTGTTCTTCCTCTACCAGTCCTTGATCCACCAAGAGATCCATCTGCTTGGTGGAAGCAGAAAGAAAGATATCCGGATTAGCTCCTTCCTCAATCCCCTTGCGTAAGGTTCCAGAAGAGGCAAAGTTAAGGACAAGCTCTATACCAGTCTCAGACTCATAAAGGTTAGCCACTTCGGTTAGCACATCCTGCAGACTGGCTGCCGCCATAACAAAAATTTCTTCATCGCTTTCTCTAGATTTGCTAACAAGAATTGTCACCAAAAGCAAAACTATAGCCAAAATCAAAGCGACAACTATGTTCTTCTTTTTCATATTCCATACCCCTCTATGTCCAGATTGTATGTACTATGATAGCATGCGTTATACTTGTATGCAAATAACGAAAAGGGCGGAATTCCGCCCTTTTCAAAAATCAGTATTCTGTTCTTTCTTAGCGTATCCCTATATAACAATCTATGTCCATTGACTCCACTCC contains these protein-coding regions:
- a CDS encoding ATP-binding cassette domain-containing protein, with product MLEVSVEKKLHQFRLDCTFKVGREVLAVTGESGAGKTSLLKMVAGLMQPDAGHIILQGRELFNQGSVNLRTQDRKVGYVFQDYALFPHMSVEDNLFLAQKVRDEKQVRLLLATFGVEKLAKCHPKEISGGQRQRVAFARALVTKPDFLLLDEPFSSLDVQTKERLYKEFQHFRKEWNIGALLVTHNAVEAQILADKVLKIRDGRVVREKFNHLSGRILEVIDEEYYKELVIEALGIRLSVVKPDYFSLANYRKDMQVAISIKPENLILTKDAQIGACGGNRFWGKVLHVHRTRRSVKIELQVGQDRLLSAVGFSAAKRLNIKENDQVVCLLAEQDVELLNTLD
- a CDS encoding nitroreductase family protein; this encodes MKNVICNRRSIRKYSEDKVPFEVAKEVIEIARKAPSWKNQQCWHFVLVDDQKIKEQLADAIPEGNPGRKGITQAPYVIVVLADPEHSGNLDGKPYYLVDGGIVFSTLMLAAAERGLGTCFVGWVDEESAKKACNVPENYRLIGITPLGVAQYMPEEKPRKEFEELTTINAFGKED
- the modB gene encoding molybdate ABC transporter permease subunit; its protein translation is MLQPILVSLKVASLALILIVGISLLLVRIFTEKDFRCKEPLETLIMLPMVLPPTILGYGLLLLFGRHGFLGKPLFALFDASLIFTWGAAVLAAFIVGLPLMYQSLKGGITAIDEQYIQAARTLGIEENKIFWRIKLPLAKQGFISGLALALARALGEFGATLMVAGNIPGKTQTVPIAIYFAVEAGRYKEANILLGFMLLSSLGLIYFITSKRKGR
- a CDS encoding cytidylate kinase family protein, with translation MTISRTLGSYGDEIAKKLSQILSIPIIDKETTYAEWLPEVTDEHAVHMLRSSYAFYHHAFNQEDTYKDYIANRLRSTLSTGPKIFLGMGSQVIFKDYPSTVHIRINAPFSVRLERMQESWHLSTDKATANLLESDSRRKKFIRKVHGQDWEDEFLYDLKINTTKIGIDESCKLIRTLISKADRLSPYNAGQLSLFQNETSRYDFRHEVEGEFAAILDSYGIDWEYEPTTFPLTFDDEGNITQAISPDFYLKQEDTYIELTVMNPKYMAEKRRKVERLRELYPEIKVILMDKKGLESFIQRYKLKTHVEADQ
- a CDS encoding PhoH family protein, with translation MKKIFVLDTNVFLNDPYAFFGFADNEVVISSVVIEEIDSKKRLMDDVGRNAREFSRKLDLLREQAPLNIGVKTPGGGLLRVEMNHQNNERMSHYFPAQNNDNRIISVAYTLHEQNKADKTPVILVSNDAIVRIKADSLGLRAESYRNDQVVDSRDKLYTGFRELTVPGELIDRFYKEHRLDMKALDVEAYPHEFFILKDQEASNKSAIGRCRDAKTLEPFFFLEDQVWGIHPRNVQQKMALELLLDDTVSLVTVSGRAGTGKTLLALATALSKVLDEKRYVKLLVARPVIPMGRDIGFLPGEKDEKLRPWMQPIYDNLEYLFSADEKNPLENMMAGTKSIEIEALTYIRGRSLPKQFIIIDEAQNLTRHEAKTIISRVGEQSKIILVGDPEQIDHPYIDSISNGLSYTVEQFKEQHIAGHVTLIKGERSELAELAATLL
- a CDS encoding glycosyltransferase family 4 protein; the protein is MKILHVIAQKPDYTGSGIYVKNLMCWAASRGHDQALVAAMEKGDQLPLSLMDEYLVTFGDEKLPFFVPGMSDEMPYPSTPYGSLDEEELLAWEESFEQQLLLAKEGFKPDVVIAHHLWLLTAKVREVFSEIPVMAICHGSDLRQMGKNKHLRGKVLPASRKLDRIFALNRFQKQEIASVYGYPLEKIVVSGIGYDDKLFCPRKKTRQEKRGKRLIYAGKLARAKGLLSLFRIMEHLRRDLDIRLSLAGSGDVAYWQEVAPEGVDFLGRLSQCELAEAFRESDVFVLPSYFEGLPLVALEAFGSGLSVVMSDIPGVRNWLGDDIIESGHMDLVKLPAMERMDEPIAADLPFFEARFEAAIRRMLLQKKDTECMQMLAQQRSWDQVFEKIEQAMYYGS
- a CDS encoding iron-containing alcohol dehydrogenase — translated: MSFFLDSANQTETVRSLSGVFHDKVVENILQVFKEMGKERPLLVLDDQVFTNETTQEIINALAELEYATFSGYPVPISLDDVKLGTAQYFQNDCDSLIAIGGGSTVDLAKLIGLLACNNHPWSEFFYNPNAGRRIPLLIAVPTSFGGSESSTGAFALDFSGPLVRNISREYFVPAYVAYDWRYLTTLPKKVVVANLLSMLLSLVELYLRGNDVEEMFIRLGVLAKEVLDKNHDYYPDLQNFSLDMGKLYRNSGYGFLSGLSCSIAAFTEVPCNLVKAIFMSSYLRYELGHSELAEIASLLSWPSSQALLQDIDKSVEGSGIREELEQVKGIIAKKEMVIALQSVQSEQGEEDFKGISSSTVRQLMKEVLEY
- the hpt gene encoding hypoxanthine phosphoribosyltransferase, yielding MNKPKEVLLEKRVIEERIEALAKEIDTDYAEANPLLLTLLKGSFYFAADLSKQMQSKHSIDFLTVAHDSSGMLEIRYPPTSSLKDRHVLLIEDIIDSGLTLHYIVDYVQKQGAKSVWVCTLLDNPVRRLVELPIRYLGFTIPDVYVVGYGLDVNEHYRNLSDIHIYEP
- the modA gene encoding molybdate ABC transporter substrate-binding protein — translated: MKKKNIVVALILAIVLLLVTILVSKSRESDEEIFVMAAASLQDVLTEVANLYESETGIELVLNFASSGTLRKGIEEGANPDIFLSASTKQMDLLVDQGLVEEEHQRVLVMNQVVLIGYSAESEPYTLNEVTDTDALLAIGDPDFVPAGRYALQVIQARGLEEDLKEHFLICKDVRQVLAYVSSGEAEFGMVYRTDAMTSDVVNIMETYDEQESGVVQYPAALLAKGQDSKKAQDFYNFLFSQKAKNIFTLHGFLTLED
- the bcp gene encoding thioredoxin-dependent thiol peroxidase; amino-acid sequence: MLKEGTQIPSFTTMDGEEKTWTDGDFRGRKLILYFYPKDNTSGUTKEAEGFRDHYEEIVQLGAEVVGVSKDSVRSHKKFSDKLGLPFVLLADTELNMMHDFEVWSEKKIYGKTYMGTERTTFLIDEKGKIIKIWDKVKAKGHAEQVLEALRD